One window of the Novosphingobium sp. KACC 22771 genome contains the following:
- a CDS encoding cytochrome P450 — translation MTTTLETAVRPVIPQDIARIVISPKSYTNDDLIYPAFAWLRENMPLGVAEVEGYDPIWIVTKHADIRSVEINARLFHNADHNPILNDRASDEFMRQINGGSLRLISSLTYMDPPEHAAYRSLTASWFMPNRVSKLEDQIRVLARQSVEKLLSFEGECDFVRDFALFYPLRVIMSLFGVPPEDEPRMLKLTQEFFGVHDPEEQRPEMVADPVAAAKMWAATLEEFYEYFDALSAQRRANPTDDLLSLIANSQVNGAPIPRNEANGYYVAIATAGHDTTSSSTAGGLHGLLLYPENIAKLQADPSLIKGLVDEAIRWTSPVKHFMRNATEDTQLRGQNIRAMDRLMMCYPSGNRDEEVFADAARFDITRSPNPHIAFGFGPHMCLGQHLAKLEMRVLFEELLPHLSSIELAGEPRFVETNFVGGYKSLPIRINRR, via the coding sequence ATGACCACCACGCTTGAAACCGCCGTGCGTCCAGTAATCCCCCAGGACATTGCGCGGATCGTGATTTCGCCCAAATCCTATACCAATGACGATTTGATCTATCCCGCGTTCGCATGGCTGCGTGAAAATATGCCGCTGGGCGTGGCCGAGGTCGAAGGCTATGATCCGATCTGGATCGTGACCAAGCACGCCGATATTCGCTCGGTCGAAATCAACGCCAGGCTGTTTCACAATGCCGATCACAACCCGATCCTCAATGATCGCGCCTCGGATGAATTCATGCGACAGATCAATGGCGGATCGCTGCGTCTGATCTCTTCGCTGACCTACATGGACCCGCCCGAGCATGCCGCCTATCGCTCATTGACCGCCAGTTGGTTCATGCCCAACCGCGTCAGCAAGCTGGAGGACCAGATCCGCGTCCTTGCCCGCCAGAGCGTCGAGAAATTGCTCAGCTTTGAGGGTGAATGCGATTTCGTGCGCGATTTCGCGCTATTCTATCCGCTGCGGGTCATCATGAGCCTCTTTGGCGTGCCGCCCGAGGATGAGCCGCGGATGCTCAAGCTGACGCAGGAATTCTTCGGCGTGCACGATCCAGAGGAACAGCGCCCCGAAATGGTTGCCGACCCGGTGGCCGCCGCCAAGATGTGGGCCGCCACGCTGGAAGAATTCTACGAATATTTCGACGCTCTGAGCGCCCAGCGCCGCGCCAACCCCACCGATGACCTGCTCTCGCTGATCGCCAATTCGCAAGTCAATGGCGCCCCGATCCCGCGCAACGAGGCCAACGGCTACTATGTTGCCATCGCCACGGCGGGGCATGACACCACCTCATCCTCCACGGCGGGCGGCCTCCATGGTCTGCTGCTCTATCCCGAGAATATCGCAAAGCTGCAGGCCGATCCCTCGCTCATCAAGGGTCTGGTCGATGAGGCGATCCGCTGGACCAGCCCGGTCAAGCATTTCATGCGCAACGCCACCGAAGATACCCAATTGCGGGGCCAGAACATCCGCGCGATGGATCGGCTGATGATGTGCTATCCCTCGGGCAACCGCGACGAGGAAGTCTTTGCCGACGCGGCCCGCTTCGACATCACCCGCTCGCCCAATCCGCACATCGCTTTCGGTTTTGGCCCGCATATGTGTCTGGGTCAGCATCTGGCCAAGCTGGAAATGCGCGTCCTGTTCGAGGAACTGCTGCCCCATCTTTCCAGCATCGAGCTGGCCGGC
- a CDS encoding NAD(P)-dependent alcohol dehydrogenase — MKITAAVVRTAGGPFTIETLTMDEIAPDEVLVRIVGTGLCHTDLVVRDQVLPAPLPAVLGHEGAGVVEAVGAQVTHLAPGDHVIMGFAACRQCAQCLAGHPAYCEHFGPLNFGGCRPDGTGCLHDDAGKVSSHFFGQSSFASHAVAAAHNVVKVDKDVPLEILGPLGCGIMTGAGTVFHALDMRAGETLLVIGGGPVGLSAIMAARVRGVERIILADPVASRRAMGLELGASDTIDVGAGDMAEQLRRIIPQGVTCVFDSSGVVAAIQAGVACLATRGRLALVGVPRRLDDAISLNIVDMLSRGISVCGATEGDADPQTFLPYLIDLYREGRFPFDRLVTTYPLEQINQAIADQHAGQCVKVVLTTAE; from the coding sequence ATGAAAATAACCGCTGCGGTGGTGCGGACGGCCGGTGGCCCGTTCACGATCGAGACCCTGACCATGGATGAGATTGCACCCGACGAGGTGTTGGTGCGCATCGTCGGAACGGGTTTGTGCCACACCGATCTGGTCGTGCGCGATCAGGTGCTGCCTGCCCCTTTGCCGGCCGTGCTGGGCCATGAGGGTGCGGGCGTGGTGGAGGCCGTGGGCGCGCAGGTGACGCATCTGGCTCCGGGCGATCATGTTATTATGGGCTTTGCCGCCTGTCGCCAATGCGCGCAATGCCTGGCGGGCCATCCAGCCTATTGCGAGCATTTCGGACCGCTCAATTTCGGCGGTTGCCGCCCCGACGGCACGGGCTGCCTGCATGACGATGCGGGCAAGGTCAGCAGCCATTTCTTCGGTCAATCATCCTTTGCCAGCCATGCCGTGGCCGCCGCGCATAATGTCGTGAAGGTGGATAAGGATGTTCCGCTTGAAATTCTGGGACCGCTGGGCTGCGGGATCATGACCGGGGCGGGGACGGTGTTTCACGCGCTGGATATGCGGGCGGGCGAGACCTTGCTGGTGATCGGCGGCGGGCCGGTGGGGTTAAGCGCGATTATGGCCGCGCGCGTGCGCGGGGTGGAGCGCATCATTCTGGCCGATCCAGTTGCATCGCGCCGCGCCATGGGGCTGGAACTGGGCGCCAGCGACACTATCGACGTTGGCGCGGGCGATATGGCCGAGCAATTGCGGCGGATCATCCCGCAGGGCGTCACCTGCGTGTTTGACAGTTCGGGCGTAGTGGCCGCGATTCAGGCCGGGGTGGCCTGTCTGGCCACGCGGGGCAGGCTGGCGCTGGTGGGCGTGCCGCGCAGGCTTGATGATGCGATCTCGCTCAACATTGTCGATATGCTTTCGCGCGGGATCTCGGTTTGCGGCGCCACCGAGGGGGATGCGGATCCTCAGACTTTTCTGCCCTATCTGATTGATCTTTATCGCGAAGGGCGCTTTCCCTTTGATCGATTGGTCACCACCTATCCGTT